The genomic interval AAAGAAACAATATCACCTCAAGTTACAGCACTTGAGCACAGTGTAAGTTCATCAAAAACCTGGAAATATGCCTGCAAATCCATCAGCCTTCTCTATCAGTTCATCAAAAGTAAGTGCAGCCAGTGATGCTGATCCATCTTTATTTTGACCAAGCAATGAAGATGATGGATACATATTTATCCCCATTCCAAGCCTCTTCCCAATCTCCTTCGCAATAGCAAGTTGATCACCTGAATTTGAGAAATTTGGTATCAGAAATTCTTCACTAGAGGGAAAGCAGATACCAAAAGAGAAGTTTGAATTACCGGTGATCATCTTTACATTGACACCAAGATTGAGAGCTCTTCTAATAGTTGTTTTACTATCATGCCTAGGGGGATCGAAAAGTGATAATAAACCAACAAATTGCCATGGATCTCCAGCACTCTCTTTAGACTTCTCTGGAACTTCCTGTACAATAAAGTTTAACATAGATATTAGGAACACATTATACACTTGCTGGCCATTTGGATTGGGAAGGACCAATGAGTAAACCTGTCTTGCAACAGCCAGTGATTGAAGTCCACGTTCAGCATATTTGTCAATTACAGCTTGAACTTTATTTTTGACAACTTCTTTGCAGTTGCAAAGGCTCAAAATCTATCGCCATTAGTCAGTCAAATTGTCAATAAGTTATAATAACAATGTAGAGAAATATGCTAAGAGATAAAGAGAAAGGCAATAAGAAAAACTTTTACCTGCTCTGGTGCACCTTTACTTGCACGATGCCAGTTGCCATTTTTATCTATGTAGGTAAGAACAGTTCTTTTGTCAACTGGGTTGAAAGGGAGGAAATGCAATTCCTTGATACCAGCTCTAGCCTATAAAAATAAAGATTAATTATTGAGTGAACATATAATAATTCAAAAGTTGGAAATAAAATCATATCATGATATGATTGTCGTCATATTAGACATACCTCCTTTGGGTCTGCAAGCATCCCCACCACAGCGGAGTCAATAGCATCCTGGTTCTCCGTCCTTGATGCTCTTGCAGCCAACAGGATCACATGCTCTTTATCCATGCCCTCAGCAAATACTTCGATCAGGTTCTTATCAACAATAAACTTGTTAAGAGTTAAAGTCCCTGTTTTGTCACTGCAGAGAACATCCATGCCAGCCATCTCCTCAATAGCAGTCATTCTCTTAGTGATAATGCCTTGTTGGGATAGCAGGCGTGATCCAATAAGCATGGTCACTGAAAGAACAGTAGGCATGGAAATTGGAATGCCTCCAATCAAGAGGACCAACAGATTGTTGATTCCATCCCTGTATCTTCTGTGCTGAATTGGATACATGAAAATGATCTCGACGACCATGCCAACTGCAATTGAGCAAATGCAGAAATTAACAATGTCTGTAAGGACCTTTTGAAAGTGCTCAACTTGGTTGGTGTTATCCACCAGATCGGCTGCCGTGTCAAAGAAGGTGTGAACTCCAGTGGCTATGACAACAGCCTCAATCTCTCCTTGCGTGCAGGTTGAACTAGAGAATACTTCATCTCCAGGTCTCTTGGTGACAGGGAGATATTCTCCCGTTAAGGCTGATTGATCAATCTTCAAAGCATCTCCTTCAAGAAGTCGAACATCTGCAGGAACAATGTCTCCCAACTTGATGCTGATAATATCACCTGGCACCAGAATAGCAACATCCTGCTCAGTCCAGCGACCATCTCTAAGCACCTAAAGCAATAAACCATGAACAAGCCACAGTGCTGTAATTACCAGTACAAATTAAACATATAACCAAGCACTAACCTTGGTCTTGCGAGCAACACCAGCCATCGATGATGCAGCATTGCCAGCGTTATTTTCTTCAATGAAGTTGATGGTTGAGTTAACAACGAGTAAAATAATAATACCCACAAAATCTTGCCAGTTGGGCGGCTTCCCTCCTCCGTTCGCCAGAGCAATGGCCATGACGGAAGCCATCTCCATGACACATGAGAGGGGATTCCACATGAAGCCTAAGAACTTGAGAATCTTGTTCTCCTGTAAATACGAAAGTGTCACATCTTTTAGCCTTATTCTTGcatcaaaacaaaaacaaattagaataaaaaaaatgaaattgattCGCAAGACAAACGAGCAAAATTGACCCTTTTCCCTTCGAGTTTGTTTGGGCCGAAGATTTGGAGCCGGTTGGCTCCTTCCTCGGATGTCAAACCGCCTCTTGTGCATTTCAGCTGCCCGAACACTTCTTCAACAGGAATCTGTTCCTGAAAGACAGATATATTATTCggcaaaaaattaaataaaaatcgcTCTCGAAAACATTAAATCCAAAAAATAAAACTCTTTTGGAATCGATGCTTGAACCAAGCCGCACCGTCAAATCGGCGTCGAACGATGCGTAGATGGAAGACAATAGCTCATCACGTACCTCACGAATCTTAATAAAGTTATTAAATGAATTCATTTTGGtgcataatttttatattaatttctCAAGAAGTGATCGCCAAGAACGGAGGCGACAAAAAGAGCACTAttcaaataaaaaatagtaaataaaGTAAAACAACAATAAATATAATCACGGCAGCAAATTAAAGAGAAAGTAGAGAAACCGAATTAAGTGTTAAAAGTGAGAAGAAGTTACTTACAAGATCGCCTATCCCATTCTTGATATACTCCAAGCTGATCGTCTTGTTGTCGGCCATCGCTGCGCTCTAGAGGGACAAAAACAGAAATCTGAAAAATATTCTTCTTCCAATTAATCTCGTCCTCGAACTCTTTTATATATAAAAGttgattaaaaaaggaaataaatatttaattttattacagtaaaaaaaaaaggaaaataataagCTAATATAAATTTGACTAGAATaagaattaatatttttcaaaatagtatATTTCAATATATTTCCATTCGAAATAGCATATATGACAATAttttaaaaagatatttaaaattatttttatttttaaactattATAGCAATTCCAAGATAATAATTATTATCTAACTATAGTATTCACGATTTCATTCTATAAGTATATAATTATAATAGTTACGATTATATAACTAACtgctatatataatattattatttattagtaTTATTAGAATGTAACTTGATATTGATAAGTGTTAATAAAAAAATACACAGGTGTTATGCGTATAATGGGAGTAAATCATTCTAGGTCATCAGTTTTTGAGAATTGACCCCTGATCATTACACTAGGTATGTCATATGCCAAAGTGCTCATATTCATACAACTATGAAATATAATTACTATTGATCTGACAATGACGAGGGGTTCTATCAAAGATAAGTCAGTGCAAGGAAGATCAACTGACATTGAGGTTAAAGTCAAAGTCAAACAAAGTCAAAGTCAGAGCGGACCAGTCATGGTCGAGCGAACCAGTTATCATCGAGCGGACCAGGTATGGCCGAGCAGACAAAAGACAACCCGACGACtgttggatataagtgatgtgaatAGAGAaaaggtggaagaggaaagaggctccattgtgaatgggactatagtcccacattggaagtttcaagatttattggttgatttatattgatttacaTACATTAATAATGTGAATAAATGCATAAGGAGAGTCTCCGTTCAAGTTTGGGTGCACAGGTGTGTAAATCCAGTGTTTAGTGGGAATCATAGTTTGTATAATAATTTTCTTCATGCTTAAATAaagag from Zingiber officinale cultivar Zhangliang chromosome 6B, Zo_v1.1, whole genome shotgun sequence carries:
- the LOC121989767 gene encoding plasma membrane ATPase-like, whose protein sequence is MWNPLSCVMEMASVMAIALANGGGKPPNWQDFVGIIILLVVNSTINFIEENNAGNAASSMAGVARKTKVLRDGRWTEQDVAILVPGDIISIKLGDIVPADVRLLEGDALKIDQSALTGEYLPVTKRPGDEVFSSSTCTQGEIEAVVIATGVHTFFDTAADLVDNTNQVEHFQKVLTDIVNFCICSIAVGMVVEIIFMYPIQHRRYRDGINNLLVLLIGGIPISMPTVLSVTMLIGSRLLSQQGIITKRMTAIEEMAGMDVLCSDKTGTLTLNKFIVDKNLIEVFAEGMDKEHVILLAARASRTENQDAIDSAVVGMLADPKEARAGIKELHFLPFNPVDKRTVLTYIDKNGNWHRASKGAPEQILSLCNCKEVVKNKVQAVIDKYAERGLQSLAVARQEVPEKSKESAGDPWQFVGLLSLFDPPRHDSKTTIRRALNLGVNVKMITGDQLAIAKEIGKRLGMGINMYPSSSLLGQNKDGSASLAALTFDELIEKADGFAGIFPEHKYEIVKKLQERKHICGMTGDGVNDAPALKKADIGIAVADATDAAISAADIILTEPGLSVIISAVLTSRAIFQRMKNYTIYAVSITIRIVLGFMLIALIWKFDFSPFMILIIAILNHGTILAISRDHVKPSPMPDSWKLKEIFATGIVFGGYLALITVIFFWVMKDTDFFSEKFKVKSLRHNNDGMMAALYLQVSIVSQALIFITRSRSWFFVECPGFLLVGAFIIAQLIATIIAVYADWSFARIKGIGWGWAGVIWLYNIIFFIPLDWFKFAIRYILSGNAWDNLFENKTAFNAKKDYGRQEREFQWARAQRTRHGLTNHLFSDKSSYGELSEITEQAKKRAAMAMALELHTLEGHVESVVKLKGLDIDTIQQYYNV